The Penicillium digitatum chromosome 6, complete sequence genome has a window encoding:
- a CDS encoding Catechol dioxygenase, putative, whose amino-acid sequence MPSTRQFDPTFTASVINGMGPKTPERARVVLGSLIKHIHDFAREVELTPAEWMLGVEFINSIGQISTPIRNEGHRICDVIGLESLVDEIANKIVTEDGVAPTSNVILGPFWSPNAPFRALGDSIIQDPNPNGRVTFMHGVIRDMESGNPIVGAVLDIWQASANGQYDFQDPAQTDNNLRGKFRSNEKGEFNWYCYHPTPYSLPTDGPAGVLLNLMDRSPMRPAHIHLMITHPEYATVINQIYPSDDPHLAIDSVFAVKDDLVVEFKPKTNDPKATLDLEYNVKMALKKHHPNPNSAPPVSSFERHSKAAKEAQAQGKL is encoded by the exons CCTCTGTCATCAATGGCATGGGCCCCAAAACCCCCGAGCGTGCTCGCGTGGTCTTGGGTTCTCTGATCAAGCACATCCACGACTTCGCTCGTGAGGTCGAACTGACTCCCGCCGAGTGGATGCTCGGCGTTGAGTTCATCAACTCGATCGGCCAAATCAGCACTCCGATCCGCAACGAAGGTCACCGCATTTGCGACGTGATCGGCCTAGAGTC TCTCGTCGATGAGATCGCCAATAAGATCGTCACCGAGGACGGTGTAGCCCCTACCTCCAATGTCATTCTTGGCCCCTTCTGGTCTCCAAACGCTCCCTTCCGCGCTCTCGGCGACAGCATCATCCAAGACCCGAATCCCAATGGCCGTGTCACTTTCATGCACGGTGTCATCAGGGACATGGAAAGTGGAAATCCGATCGTCGGCGCAGTTCTGGACATCTGGCAAGCATCGGCCAACGGCCAATACGATTTCCAGGACCCTGCCCAGACCGACAACAACCTTCGCGGCAAGTTCCGATCGAATGAGAAGGGAGAATTCAACTGGTACTGCTACCACCCCACTCCTTACTCCCTGCCGACCGACGGCCCCGCCGGTGTTCTGCTCAACCTCATGGACCGCTCGCCTATGCGTCCCGCTCACATCCACCTGATGATCACTCACCCGGAATACGCGACCGTAATCAACCAGATCTACCCCAGCGATGATCCCCACCTCGCCATTGACTCCGTCTTCGCTGTCAAAGATGATCTCGTTGTGGAGTTTAAGCCCAAGACCAACGACCCCAAGGCTACCCTCGACTTAGAGTACAACGTGAAGATGGCCCTCAAGAAGCACCACCCTAACCCCAACTCTGCTCCTCCCGTATCCTCTTTTGAGCGTCACTCGAAGGCGGCTAAGGAGGCTCAGGCCCAGGGAAAGCTTTAA